In Caloramator sp. E03, the sequence CAAACTCCTCAGCAAACTTTGCAAAGAGCTTATCTGTATCGGACAGTGCAGATTCTCCAAGTATTACTGCAAGTTCCTTTGCTTGTTTACCTTGAGCATAAGCTGAAAAGAGCTGGTTCATTGTATCTGCATGATCTTCTCTTGTTTTACCCTTACCAATACCTTTATCTTTAAGTCTTGAAAGGGATGGAAGAACATCAATCGGGGGCATTACTCCTTTTCTATAAAGTTCTCTGCTTAGTATTATCTGACCCTCTGTAATATATCCTGTAAGGTCAGGAATTGGATGAGTCTTATCATCTTCTGGCATTGTAAGTATTGGAATCTGGGTTATTGAACCTTCCCTTCCTTTTATTCTTCCTGCTCTTTCATATATAGTTGAAAGGTCTGTATAAAGATAACCTGGATATCCTCTTCTTCCAGGAACTTCTTTTCTTGCAGCAGAAACCTCTCTTAAAGCTTCTGCATAGTTAGTCATATCTGTCATAATAACAAGAACGTGCATTCCTTTTTCATAAGCAAGATATTCAGCACAGGTTAAAGCCATTCTTGGTGTTGCAATTCTTTCAATTGAAGGCTCATCAGCAAGATTTATAAATAGAACTGATCTATCTATAGCACCTGTTTTCTTAAAGTCAGATATAAAAAAGTCTGCTTCTTCAAAAGTAATACCCATTGCAGCAAATACAACTGCAAACTTACTATCAGCTGATAAGACTTTTGCCTGCCTTGCTATCTGTGCAGCAAGCCTTGCATGAGGAAGACCTGATCCTGAAAATATAGGAAGCTTTTGCCCTCTTACAAGAGTGTTAAGTCCATCTATTGCAGAAATACCCGTTTGAATAAATTCAGAAGGATAATCTCTTGCAACAGGGTTAATAGGCTCTCCAGATATATCCAGCCTTTTTTCAGGAATTATCTTTGGACCTCCATCTTTTGGCCTTCCAAGTCCATCGAATACTCTACCAAGCATATCCATTGAAACTCCAAGTTCCAATGTTCTTCCTAAAAATCTTACTTTACTATCCCTAAGATTAATTCCAGCAGAACTTTCAAAAAGCTGAACTAAAGCTTTATCCTCATTGATTTCAAGAACTCTTCCACGTCTTATCTCTCCTGTTTGAGTTTCTATCTCAACAAGTTCATCAAAGGCAACCTTTTCAACCTTATCAACAAGCATAAGTGGTCCTGCAACTTCTCTTATCGTTCTGTATTCTTTAAGCATTTACTGCACCTCCCTCATAAAGAGAGTTTATCTGTTGTTTTAGTTCATCAAATATTGCATCAATCTTTTCCATTTCAGTTTCAGGTATATATTTTGCCCTTGCTATTTTCTCTCTAACTGGGAGAACAGTTAATTTACTAAGGTAAACCCCATTATCAAGGGCGTTTTGTGCAAGATGATAAAAATCAAGTATAAGTTTTAACATCTTTGATTGTTTCTTTAATGATGTATAGGTATCAATTTCATGAAAGGCATTTTGATGCAAATAATCCTCTCTTAAGGATTTAGCAGCCTCAAGAGTTAACCTGTCTTTCTCAGATAGAGCATCAATACCAACAAGCCTTACTATTTCCTGAAGTTCATCTTCTTCCTGAAGTATCTTCATAGCTTCTTTTGTCATCTCTACCCATCCGCTTATTCCCATATTTTCAATATATGGTCCTATTTTATCAAGATAAAGTGAATAGCTCAAAAGCCAGTTAATAGCTGGGAAGTGTCTTCTATATGCAAGCTGAGAATCAAGTCCCCAGAACACCTTAACTATTTTTAATGTTGCCTGAGTTACAGGCTCTGATAAGTCTCCACCTGGAGGTGAAACAGCTCCTATAACTGTTAGGGCACCTATTCTTCCATCACTTCCAAGGCATTCAACTTTACCTGCTCTTTCATAAAAAGCTGCAGCCCTTGATGTAAGATACGCTGGATAACCTTCTTCTCCAGGCATTTCCTCAAGACGACCTGACATCTCACGAAGAGCCTCTGCCCATCTTGATGTTGAATCAGCCATTATAGCAACAGAATATCCCATATCCCTAAAATATTCTGCTATTGTAATTCCTGTATAAATTGAAGCTTCTCTTGCTGCAACAGGCATATTAGAAGTATTTGCTATAAGAACAGTTCTTTTCATAAGAGGCTCGCCTGTTTTAGGGTCTTTTAGTTCAGGGAATTCCATAAGAACATCTGTCATCTCATTTCCACGTTCCCCACATCCAATATAAACAACAACCTCT encodes:
- a CDS encoding V-type ATP synthase subunit B, encoding MLKEYRTIREVAGPLMLVDKVEKVAFDELVEIETQTGEIRRGRVLEINEDKALVQLFESSAGINLRDSKVRFLGRTLELGVSMDMLGRVFDGLGRPKDGGPKIIPEKRLDISGEPINPVARDYPSEFIQTGISAIDGLNTLVRGQKLPIFSGSGLPHARLAAQIARQAKVLSADSKFAVVFAAMGITFEEADFFISDFKKTGAIDRSVLFINLADEPSIERIATPRMALTCAEYLAYEKGMHVLVIMTDMTNYAEALREVSAARKEVPGRRGYPGYLYTDLSTIYERAGRIKGREGSITQIPILTMPEDDKTHPIPDLTGYITEGQIILSRELYRKGVMPPIDVLPSLSRLKDKGIGKGKTREDHADTMNQLFSAYAQGKQAKELAVILGESALSDTDKLFAKFAEEFEKRYVSQGEYENRSIEETLSIGWELLSILPKSELKRIRDEYIEKYLPKKGVE
- a CDS encoding V-type ATP synthase subunit A — encoded protein: MSNGRIVKISGPLVIAEGMENAKMFDVVRVGQKRLIGEIIEMRGDRASIQVYEETSGLAPGESVESVGEPLSVELGPGLIEAMFDGIQRPLDAVRNIAGDFIARGVDVPSLNREKKWNFKPMKKVGDNVVPGDIIGIVQETTLIEHRIMVPYGIEGQIEDIKEGNFTVLDTVAVVKDKNGNKHNLTMMQKWPVRRGRPYKNKIAPEEPMITGQRIIDTFFPVAKGGTACVPGPFGSGKTVVQHQLAKWADAEVVVYIGCGERGNEMTDVLMEFPELKDPKTGEPLMKRTVLIANTSNMPVAAREASIYTGITIAEYFRDMGYSVAIMADSTSRWAEALREMSGRLEEMPGEEGYPAYLTSRAAAFYERAGKVECLGSDGRIGALTVIGAVSPPGGDLSEPVTQATLKIVKVFWGLDSQLAYRRHFPAINWLLSYSLYLDKIGPYIENMGISGWVEMTKEAMKILQEEDELQEIVRLVGIDALSEKDRLTLEAAKSLREDYLHQNAFHEIDTYTSLKKQSKMLKLILDFYHLAQNALDNGVYLSKLTVLPVREKIARAKYIPETEMEKIDAIFDELKQQINSLYEGGAVNA